The stretch of DNA CCTGTACTCTGGAAGCCCTGGAACCCTTCTGGGAGAGCCTTGTGAGATCAGGTAGGTGGCAGGGAGTGTGTTGGGTCAGGGGTTGGGTAAGGAATGAGCTGTGGGAGAAGTTTCTCTTCAGACCACACTCTGACCTTCCGGAAGCCACcttgctggggggaggggggagtcagGCCCTCTCTCACTGGGCCCTGATTTCAGGCCTCCCACCCCTTTTTAGGTTTGGGTAAACCTCGTTCCAGAGTATTACAGGGATCTAGGTTGGGGGTGGCGTAAGGGAGTAGGGTGAATGTGGCCTCCCCTTACAGTTGAGAGCCTGGAAGAAAAGGACACTGTGGAGAAGGATGAtgtggaagagaaggaggaagagagactgCCACAGTCCCCTGAGCTCTCCGTTCCGATATGGCCAGTGCTGCAGGCTCGCACGGGGTTGGTCTATGACCAGCAGATGATGGACCATCACAACTTGTGGGATAAGTAAGCAGTCAGAGAGCCAGGCTaagtgggaggtggggaaggacccCCACTTTCAGTAGTAAGCCCTGCCTCTGTTGCCCCACTCCTAGCTACCACCCTGAGATGCCCCAGCGGATCCACTTTATCATGCATCACCTGGATGAACTGGGCCTTGCCAAGCGCTGCCACTCCCTACCCGCAAGGCCCGCTACAGATGCTGAGCTGCTCACCTGCCACAGGTCAGACCCACATGGCCAGGGTAGGATGGGCCTCAGAGGGTGGAGCCTGGGCTTGCCTCTCTGATACATGGAGCTGTTACAAGAcacggggtggggagggatgtggaGGGAACAGAAGTACCTGGCTGTCTTCTCAAGTGCCCCCTCTGTACCTCCAGTGCTGAGCACTTGGAACGTCTACGGGCCACGGAGAAGATGAAGACCCGGGAGCTGCGCCGCGAGGGTGCCAACTATGACTCCATCTACATCtgctccagcacttttgcctgcgCACAGCTGGCTGCAGGCGCCGCCTGTCGCCTGGTGGAGGCAGTACTGGCAGGAGAGGTGCCTGCGCTTTGGGGAGGGGACCTTGGGCTCTTGGCAAGGAAGTCCTGGGGGCAAGGGGGGGGCAGGAAAGAGGCGGCTCTGAGAGTTGGGCCAGGCCTGAGGAAAGGGGACTTGGGGAGCAGTCCGCAGTGGAAGGGGACTACAGCCCCAGCTTGCCAGAGGCCTTACTCACAGGGAAGTGCACCCAGGGGGATGGGGCCTACAGGGCGGTGGGGAGGAGGCCTTAGCAGCTGGTGGAGTAGTAGGGGGACTAGAgacagggaagaagagagaaaaggggagggaAAGCAGTGAGGGTGGGTGGTCTAATCTTtgcttcctgcccctcccccaggttTTAAATGGTGTTGCTGTAGTGCGACCTCCTGGCCACCATGCAGAGCCGGATGCAGCttgtggtttctgtttttttaattctgtggctgTGGCTGCTCGCCATGCCCAGGCCATCAGTGGGCATGCTCTGCGGTAAGTCTCCCTGCCCCCATTGCCCAGTGCTTACTCAGCAGGCCCTGTAATGCAGCCCCCAAAGTTACCCAGAACCACTCCAGGGTCCAGTTGCCCAGCACTTCGAGAAAAGGACCAAGGAGGATTTAGCTTTTGGGGCCTGACCCAAATGGGATCCCCAGATTGTGGCATGCAGGTGCTTATCAAACAGAATCCAGGGTCCCCTGCCCCAGAATTTCTGGCCCTTGATGACTATCCTAACAGAACCCAAGAGGCCAGTCTCTGGTGCTTACTTCAAAAGGCCCATGGCACTTATCCACATGGGGCCCAGGATCTGGCCCTGAGCACTTGCTCTGGCCCACAGTGAAGCCCTTAGGACTCTGATAGGACCCACCAGCCTGCCAGCCAGTGCTTTCCCCAGGGACTCAGGGTCCTGCCACCCGCAGTAAATGTCCCGGCACACAGACTCCAGGGGTAtagcccctgccctcccccagggaaccagtgttGCCAGGTAACTAAGGTGCTGTCCCCTCCTCAGGATCCTGATCGTGGACTGGGACATCCATCATGGTAATGGAACTCAGCACATATTTGAGGAGGACCccaggtgaggggctggggcaggggctggagtgTGGTCAGGGAGATGGGCAGGCCATGCCTCAGGGGCACCTTGCTAACCAGCTGTGTCCCCCCGCCCCTTCCTACCCTGTCCCCACAGTGTGCTGTACATTTCCCTGCACCGCTATGATCATGGTACCTTCTTTCCCATGGGGAACGAGGGTGCCTGTACCCGGATAGGTAAAGCTACAGGCACAGGATTCACTGTCAATGTGGCCTGGAATGGACCCCGCATGGGTGATGCTGACTACCTGGCTGCCTGGCACCGTCTGGTGCTTCCTGTTGCTTACGAGGTATGATTCGGGGTGCACGTGATGAGACTCTGTATGTGGTAGTGAGTGTGCGTGTGTCCAACTTACAGGTGACTGATCCTGTGAGAGGGCCTGTGGGTGACAGTAGTGATGGCTTTGGGTGAAGGGATGTGACTGTGTGATGGCTTTTGGGTATGTCTGTGCAGTATCTGTCTGTGACTGCCCTCTGTGTGTAACTGTGAGGACTTCTGGGTGTGTGagagtaatcttgcctggaagtGTGCCTGGTTGTGAACATGTCCCATGTGTACACCATCACTAGTGCTGGTCTGTGTGTGATGGTGGCCCCATGTGACTGCCATCTCTATGGAACTGCATGGTGTTGAGGGGTTTGAGTATGTGTGAGACTCTACGGGTAGCTATTTGTCACTACCATTGCTCTGTGTGATGGCTATGATATTGTGCATCACTGCACATTGCTCTCTCTCTGACAGTCATCTCTCCAAGTGTCTGCTATggtctatatattaatatatatttgcctGACACTGAGTGGCTGTAGGTAACTCTCTTCTCCATGTGTAAACCATGAATGTCTGTGGCAAATCATGTATGCATGACTTACTCTGAGGGTTGATGAATGTGAGTGCCATTTTTGTGACCTCTGTGCAGACATGCATGTTCagatgtgtatgtatgtctgtgcACAGTGGCTGTGACTACCATCTATGTTTGTGTAACTCTGAAATAgtatgtgtgtgactgtgtgcaaGTGTCCATCTCCTGTGGGTGCAACAGCATGTATGACTATTTTGCCTTTGGTGGTGACGTGTATAATTGTGTTGGTGCAGGAGTAGCTGAGGATTACTGTTCCCTCTGAgaaattatgtatgtgtgtgtatgtgtgactaATACCATGAATAGTCCAGTCTGTATGAGACTGTTTGATTGTGTGTGGCTGTATGTGACCATCTTCTGTGTGTGGTACTTTTGTTGTCATCTTCTATGATGGAAGCATGTGTGTACCTCTTTTTAGCACTGTGTATAAACCCTGTGTTGTGCACATGTGTCCCATGTTTGATCCAGGGAGGGGAGCGTTTGCCTCTTGGTCTCAGCCTTGGGGGTGTATGTGAGAACATAATCTCTCTGTTTCATGTCACTGTCTCTTGACATGAGTCTCCACAGCTTACAATTCTGCTTCATGTTCCCATCCATCCATTTCTCACATCTGCATCTCTCTGTATCTTGTGTCTCAAAATCTGTGTCTGATGTATCCATGTCTCCAagtctctcttatgtctccatgTCCTGCCCTCCCTATTTTCAGGGCTCTGGGCTTGTGTCTCCTGGGCTCCGGGTCCCATGTCTCCATCCCTCTGACTTGCATCACCCTGTTTTCATTTGTCCTTGTCTCCATGTCTCTGGGTCTCCCTGAGCTACTAAGTCCCCATGCCCCCTCCTTCACGCTCAGtgtgtttcttctctctctgcctcagtttaaCCCAGAACTCGTGCTGGTCTCAGCTGGCTTCGACGCTGCTCGGGGGGATCCTCTGGGCGGCTGCCAGGTGTCGCCTGAGGGCTATGCCCACCTCACCCACCAGCTGATGGGCTTGGCCAATGGCCATATCATCCTAATCCTAGAGGTAACTCTCTCAGTCCCTCTTCCCATGGTCGGAGGATGGTCGGGAAGACTTGGGTGTCCCCACCTGGGGTTGTGAGCATACACTGGGCATTAATAACACCAGCATGAGCAGCTTTAATTGAGTACTCACTATGTGCAGGACACTTCTCTCAGCACTTAACATGCGTAACTAATGTGTTTACTTAAAGCAGTCTTGTGAGGTAAGGTCTGCTGACCTTATCATTTTCCTCTCTCAAGATCAGGGAAGCCGAAACACAGAGAGCTGTAGTGACTAGCCAGAGATCACACATTTAATAATGGCAGAGCCAGGCTTGGACCCAAGCAGCCTGGCACCAAAGCCTGGTGCTTTTTACCTCTGCTTGAGCTGCATCCAACAAAATCCCAGGACAAAGGAAGTTCACTGACCTTTTGTAAATTACTCAGTGCCCCTGCCCCTTGTACCTCAGTATCCTCGTCTGTAAGGTGTGGCTGGCTAATCATGGAGGGGTGCCTGGAACATCATAAGCCTTGTACAAGAGCTGTAGCTTATTGTTATGCATTGTTCATATGTTAGTTTTACCCTCTCAGCAACCTTCTGTGCTGTTATTATTGctcctttacagatgaggacaaaAAGTCACAGAAAGATTAATTGACTAGCAAGATGTCCCACCATGTGCCCAGGCCTGCTTGTGGCAGGGCAGAGTGGTGGACTCTTTCCTCAGGTAGCCCGGGTTTCAACCTCAATGCTACTTCTTACCATCTGTTAGGATCTCAGACAAGTCATCTAATCACTCGGAGCCAAAGTTTCTTTATCTGGAAAAAGAGCAGAGACTGGGGTTCCTATAGAGTGTGAGAAACAGGGTATCCCTTACCAGATCAGGACAGAGGTTCATGTAGAGAGAAAGATCAGTTGTTCCTAtaccagggcagggcaggggcttcTGGGTGGGTGGGGCCAGGGGTTCCCATTACTGTGGAGGCAGGTTCCTGTACCAGTTCGGTCTATGTGGCTGTGAGGATTCAGTGCTTAGAATAGggtctaggacttccctggtggtccagcggttaagactctgtgcttccactgcagggaaggggttcaatccctggttagggaactaagatcccacatgctgcaaggcttGGCCAAAAAAACGTAGGGTCTAGCACATAGCAAGCACTTGATGAACATTAGTTCTTACTATTGTTGCCATCAGTGCTGTTGTTGTTGTGGTTAATATTATCTTGCACATTACATCACAAGTTTATCACCCTCACAACTGTCTCACACAGTAGGTACTGCTCATCTGACACATGTGGGTCCTACTTACTTGTTCCCAGTACCCACCCTCCAGACTTTCAGGGCCCCAAGGGGAGATTGGGAGGCAAGACATTGTGTCTCCTGAATTCCCTGAGGACTACCCCATCATACCTTTCCCTCCTCTTTTCCTTAACAAAGGGTGGTTATAACCTGACGTCCATCTCAGAGTCCATGGCTGCCTGCACTCGCTCCCTTCTTGGGGATCCACTGCCCCTGCTCACCCGGCTGCGGCCCCCACTATCTGGAGCCCAGGCTTCTATCACTAAAACCATCCAAGTCCATCGAAGATACTGGCGCAGTTTGCGGGTCATGAGTGAGTGGGCACAGGGCACTGGGGGCAATGGGGGCTCAGGGGAGGGCAGGGATCAGAGGCGAGAGAAAGGATAGCACCCACATTCAAGGATCTCCCTCCCATGGTTCCAGAGCgcaaaaacaaagaggaactctccagttCTAAGTTGATCACCAAGAAGCCATCCCAACCAGCCAGTCCTGGGTTAGCCAATGTGACGACCACAGTGGAAGGGAACatcctggaggcaggcatgggaCAGGCCGCCTCAGAAGCATCTGTGAAAGAGTCCACTCCAGATCAGACTGAGTCAGCGACAGCTCCAGTAGAACTTACTCAGGGCCAGTCCTCAGACACAGCCACACAAGGAGCTGCACTGGACCAGACCATCTCAGAGGGGGCCACAGGGGGAGCTGAACTGATCCAAAACCCTCCAGCCTCATGCATCAACAACAGGATTCCTCCTGCCTTACCCGTGCAAGGAGCCACAGCCCAGACATCCCCTAGTAAGCTGATGGCAAACCTCAGAATACTGGACCTAGATAGCACGACTCAGGTAAGGCCCACCACACCCAGGTAAGGGGAAAAGGGGATGAGGATCAGGCCTCCTAGATAAATCTTTCCTCTCCATGTGTACAGGAGCCCTCAGAAGAGGAAGGACTACTAGGAGAGGCAGCTGGAGGTCAGGACACAAATGAGTCAGTGCCAGTGCAGGTCTTTGGAGATCATGCTGACACTGACGAGGTGAGCTCAGGGAGAGGCTAGAACGGTGGCTTCCTTCTCACACCCATTTGTGCCTCAACCGAGGAGTATGTGCTATAAGAACATATAATGGGGAGATAGAGTCCCTAGCTTACTCAGTTTTACCCACCCCAGGTCATGTTTTATGCCGTGAGACCACTGCTTTGGTGTCCTCATTTGGCGGCAATATGCCCCATACCTGAGACAGGGCTGAATGTGACCCAACCTTGTCAGGACTGTGGAACACTCCAGGAGAACTGGGTGTGTCTGTCTTGCTATCAGGTATGCTGCTGAAGAAGAGTGTGGGGTGGAGGTTGACCCAGGAGCAAACCCTATATGGGTCTAATCTCCACCCAACACTCGTTCCCCAACCTCAGGTCTACTGCGGTCGTTACATCAACGCTCATATGCTCCAGCACCATGAAGGTTCAGGACACCCACTAGTACTCAGCTATGCCGACCTGTCTGCCTGGTGTTACCACTGTCAGGCCTATGTCCACCACAAGGTGGGCCCTGGGCAGACCCTCTAATGTGTGCATACTCACTCACTCcctcccctacacacacacctTTTGTGATTGGGTAAGGGACAAATGGAAACCCTTCTGCATGTGTGATAGGCCAAGAGACAGTGTGGTTGAGGGCTGGAGTTGGGGCAGCCTCCTAGCTGAGGTAGAGGGGTGCTCACTTTACCTCCCCTCTCTTGCCTCCTCCTCAGGATCTCCTAGCAGTGAAGAACATCGCCCACCAGAACAAGTTTGGGGAAGACATACCCCATTCAGACTAAATCCCAGGATGTGCTCCTTTACCTTCAGAGTCCCAAGATAGACCAGCTTTAGTTCATCCCATCCTGAAGACCCTTTCCAACTCCCACAGGGTGCTGATTTAAGTGTACGTACTTATATGAAGACTGTGGTCATCGATTGTATATCTCTCCCTGCCCACTGCCTGCTCAAGGGACTCTATCTACTCTGCCCCAAAAGGAAAGGGGAGCACATCTCAGTGACCCCAAAGGGGCCTGATATAAACCTACTTTGGAGGGCAGAAGAATCAACTGAAGTATGGCAGGGTTGCATATGCAATAAAGTACAAACTGTTACCACCACCTGGAGAAAGCTTTTAACCTTGAGTGGGTAAAGAAGCCCACCCTTCTGGCCAACAGAACTGATGAGTGATGAAGGAGTGAAGGTGTGGGTCTTTATGGGTCTCTATCAGGTCAACCCCCTGTTCAACCAGTGCCCCCCCCAAAATTAACTGACAATAGAGCAAGCAGCTTAACTGGCTCCATA from Bos mutus isolate GX-2022 chromosome X, NWIPB_WYAK_1.1, whole genome shotgun sequence encodes:
- the HDAC6 gene encoding histone deacetylase 6 isoform X1 — encoded protein: MTSTGQDSTTPKERRSRHNPHSPTHDSSITSKRGVKKSAILRSSPSLAEVKKKGRMKKLSQTAEQDLIMGLQGLNLNLESRTLSGTGLVFDEQLNEFHCLWDDSFPERPERLHAIKEQLIQEGLLDRCVSFQARFAEKEELMLVHSLEYIDLMETTQYMNEEELHVLADTYDSVYLHPNSYTCACLASGSVLRLVDAVLEAEIRNGMAIIRPPGHHAQHSLMDGYCMFNHVAVAARYAQQKHDIQRVLIVDWDVHHGQGIQFAFDQDPSVLYFSIHRYEQGRFWPHLKASNWSTTGLGQGQGYTINVPWNQVGMQDADYIAAFLHVLLPVAFEFQPQLVLVAAGFDALQGDPKGEMAATPAGFAQLTHLLMGLAEGKLILSLEGGYNLHSLAEGVSATLHTLLGDPCPVLESPGAPCPSAQASLSCTLEALEPFWESLVRSVESLEEKDTVEKDDVEEKEEERLPQSPELSVPIWPVLQARTGLVYDQQMMDHHNLWDNYHPEMPQRIHFIMHHLDELGLAKRCHSLPARPATDAELLTCHSAEHLERLRATEKMKTRELRREGANYDSIYICSSTFACAQLAAGAACRLVEAVLAGEVLNGVAVVRPPGHHAEPDAACGFCFFNSVAVAARHAQAISGHALRILIVDWDIHHGNGTQHIFEEDPSVLYISLHRYDHGTFFPMGNEGACTRIGKATGTGFTVNVAWNGPRMGDADYLAAWHRLVLPVAYEFNPELVLVSAGFDAARGDPLGGCQVSPEGYAHLTHQLMGLANGHIILILEGGYNLTSISESMAACTRSLLGDPLPLLTRLRPPLSGAQASITKTIQVHRRYWRSLRVMKRKNKEELSSSKLITKKPSQPASPGLANVTTTVEGNILEAGMGQAASEASVKESTPDQTESATAPVELTQGQSSDTATQGAALDQTISEGATGGAELIQNPPASCINNRIPPALPVQGATAQTSPSKLMANLRILDLDSTTQEPSEEEGLLGEAAGGQDTNESVPVQVFGDHADTDEVMFYAVRPLLWCPHLAAICPIPETGLNVTQPCQDCGTLQENWVCLSCYQVYCGRYINAHMLQHHEGSGHPLVLSYADLSAWCYHCQAYVHHKDLLAVKNIAHQNKFGEDIPHSD
- the HDAC6 gene encoding histone deacetylase 6 isoform X2, producing MTSTGQDSTTPKERRSRHNPHSPTHDSSITSKRGVKKSAILRSSPSLAEVKKKGRMKKLSQTAEQDLIMGLQGLNLNLESRTLSGTGLVFDEQLNEFHCLWDDSFPERPERLHAIKEQLIQEGLLDRCVSFQARFAEKEELMLVHSLEYIDLMETTQYMNEEELHVLADTYDSVYLHPNSYTCACLASGSVLRLVDAVLEAEIRNGMAIIRPPGHHAQHSLMDGYCMFNHVAVAARYAQQKHDIQRVLIVDWDVHHGQGIQFAFDQDPSVLYFSIHRYEQGRFWPHLKASNWSTTGLGQGQGYTINVPWNQVGMQDADYIAAFLHVLLPVAFEFQPQLVLVAAGFDALQGDPKGEMAATPAGFAQLTHLLMGLAEGKLILSLEGGYNLHSLAEGVSATLHTLLGDPCPVLESPGAPCPSAQASLSCTLEALEPFWESLVRSVESLEEKDTVEKDDVEEKEEERLPQSPELSVPIWPVLQARTGLVYDQQMMDHHNLWDNYHPEMPQRIHFIMHHLDELGLAKRCHSLPARPATDAELLTCHSAEHLERLRATEKMKTRELRREGANYDSIYICSSTFACAQLAAGAACRLVEAVLAGEVLNGVAVVRPPGHHAEPDAACGFCFFNSVAVAARHAQAISGHALRILIVDWDIHHGNGTQHIFEEDPSVLYISLHRYDHGTFFPMGNEGACTRIGKATGTGFTVNVAWNGPRMGDADYLAAWHRLVLPVAYEFNPELVLVSAGFDAARGDPLGGCQVSPEGYAHLTHQLMGLANGHIILILEGGYNLTSISESMAACTRSLLGDPLPLLTRLRPPLSGAQASITKTIQVHRRYWRSLRVMKRKNKEELSSSKLITKKPSQPASPGLANVTTTVEGNILEAGMGQAASEASVKESTPDQTESATAPVELTQGQSSDTATQGAALDQTISEGATGGAELIQNPPASCINNRIPPALPVQGATAQTSPSKLMANLRILDLDSTTQEPSEEEGLLGEAAGGQDTNESVPVQVFGDHADTDEDLLAVKNIAHQNKFGEDIPHSD
- the HDAC6 gene encoding histone deacetylase 6 isoform X3 — encoded protein: MLVHSLEYIDLMETTQYMNEEELHVLADTYDSVYLHPNSYTCACLASGSVLRLVDAVLEAEIRNGMAIIRPPGHHAQHSLMDGYCMFNHVAVAARYAQQKHDIQRVLIVDWDVHHGQGIQFAFDQDPSVLYFSIHRYEQGRFWPHLKASNWSTTGLGQGQGYTINVPWNQVGMQDADYIAAFLHVLLPVAFEFQPQLVLVAAGFDALQGDPKGEMAATPAGFAQLTHLLMGLAEGKLILSLEGGYNLHSLAEGVSATLHTLLGDPCPVLESPGAPCPSAQASLSCTLEALEPFWESLVRSVESLEEKDTVEKDDVEEKEEERLPQSPELSVPIWPVLQARTGLVYDQQMMDHHNLWDNYHPEMPQRIHFIMHHLDELGLAKRCHSLPARPATDAELLTCHSAEHLERLRATEKMKTRELRREGANYDSIYICSSTFACAQLAAGAACRLVEAVLAGEVLNGVAVVRPPGHHAEPDAACGFCFFNSVAVAARHAQAISGHALRILIVDWDIHHGNGTQHIFEEDPSVLYISLHRYDHGTFFPMGNEGACTRIGKATGTGFTVNVAWNGPRMGDADYLAAWHRLVLPVAYEFNPELVLVSAGFDAARGDPLGGCQVSPEGYAHLTHQLMGLANGHIILILEGGYNLTSISESMAACTRSLLGDPLPLLTRLRPPLSGAQASITKTIQVHRRYWRSLRVMKRKNKEELSSSKLITKKPSQPASPGLANVTTTVEGNILEAGMGQAASEASVKESTPDQTESATAPVELTQGQSSDTATQGAALDQTISEGATGGAELIQNPPASCINNRIPPALPVQGATAQTSPSKLMANLRILDLDSTTQEPSEEEGLLGEAAGGQDTNESVPVQVFGDHADTDEVMFYAVRPLLWCPHLAAICPIPETGLNVTQPCQDCGTLQENWVCLSCYQVYCGRYINAHMLQHHEGSGHPLVLSYADLSAWCYHCQAYVHHKDLLAVKNIAHQNKFGEDIPHSD